A part of Oncorhynchus clarkii lewisi isolate Uvic-CL-2024 chromosome 17, UVic_Ocla_1.0, whole genome shotgun sequence genomic DNA contains:
- the LOC139371441 gene encoding glycerol-3-phosphate dehydrogenase [NAD(+)], cytoplasmic-like, protein MALKKVCIIGSGNWGSAIAKIVGVNAGKLDVFDTTVNMWVFEETVNGRKLTEIINTDHENVKYLPGHKLPPNIVAVPEVTDAVKGADILIFVIPHQFINRICDTIKEHIKKDAVGMSLIKGVDEGPEGLKLISDVIREKLGVTMTVLMGANIANEVAEEKFCETTIGCKNKEWGPILKKLMQTTNFRVTVVEEADVVEICGALKNIVAVGAGFCDGLGFGDNTKAAVIRLGLMEMIAFARIFCTAGPVSPVTFLESCGVADLITTCYGGRNRKIAEAFAKTGKTIEELEKEMLNGQKLQGPATAAEVNHILKKKGLVDKFPLFNAVNQICFHGHPVKEFITCLQNHPEHM, encoded by the exons ATGGCACTCAAGAAAGTATGCATCATTGGCTCTGGCAACTG GGGCTCTGCCATTGCCAAGATTGTAGGCGTCAATGCAGGAAAGCTTGACGTGTTCGACACGACAGTGAACATGTGGGTATTTGAGGAGACCGTGAACGGACGTAAACTCACAGAGATCATCAACACAGACCATGAGAACGTCAAGTACCTGCCCGGACACAAGCTTCCCCCAAACATC GTGGCTGTTCCAGAGGTGACGGATGCTGTGAAGGGAGCAGACATCTTGATCTTCGTTATTCCACACCAGTTCATCAACAGAATCTGTGACACCATCAAAGAACACATCAAGAAGGATGCTGTGGGCATGTCTCTTATCAAA GGTGTGGATGAGGGGCCAGAGGGGTTGAAGCTGATCTCTGATGTCATCAGAGAGAAGCTGGGCGTCACCATGACGGTGCTGATGGGAGCTAACATAGCCAACGAAGTCGCGGAGGAGAAGTTCTGCGAAACAACAATCG GGTGCAAGAACAAAGAGTGGGGCCCCATCCTGAAGAAACTGATGCAGACCACGAACTTCAGAGTTACCGTGGTGGAGGAAGCTGATGTGGTAGAGATCTGTGGCGCTCTCAAG AACATAGTGGCGGTAGGAGCAGGGTTCTGTGACGGCCTGGGCTTCGGAGATAACACCAAGGCGGCGGTAATCAGACTGGGGCTGATGGAGATGATTGCCTTCGCCCGGATATTCTGCACCGCTGGACCCGTCTCCCCCGTCACTTTCCTGGAGAGCTGCGGCGTCGCTGACCTCATCACAACTTGCTACGGCGGACGCAACCGTAAGATCGCAGAGGCCTTCGCCAAAACCGGAAAG ACTATTGAGGAGTTGGAGAAGGAGATGTTGAATGGGCAGAAGCTCCAGGGTCCGGCCACTGCAGCTGAAGTCAACCACATCCTGAAGAAGAAGGGCCTGGTGGACAA GTTCCCCTTGTTCAATGCTGTCAACCAGATCTGTTTCCACGGACACCCCGTCAAAGAGTTCATCACCTGTTTGCAGAACCACCCTGAACACATGTGA